DNA from Bacteroidales bacterium:
TTTAGATTTGACAATTGCTGATGATGTTCCCGACAGTCGTACTGTTTGGAATTTTAGAGAACAGTTGACTGATTTAGAGCTAATTGAACCTTTGTTTAATTTGTTTTTAAATGAATTGGAGACACTCGGGATTAGTTGTTAATGAAGGTAAAATAATAGATGCAAGTTTTGTTGAAGTTCCTCGTCAACGTAACAACAGGGATGATAATAAGAAAATAAAAAACAACGAAATACCGGAAGATTGGAAAAATAAGCCTCGAAAATTATCGCAAAAAGATAATGATGTAAACTAAAAAAACAGCCCCTAAAAAATACTATTCAAAAAATAAGTAGTTTTTAGCGGAAGTTCACCAAAAATATCAAGACAAAACAGCCCTATAAGTTGTGATTTTCAACAAC
Protein-coding regions in this window:
- a CDS encoding transposase gives rise to the protein MSDEQVEYQINDRMSFMRFLDLTIADDVPDSRTVWNFREQLTDLELIEPLFNLFLNELETLGISC